A segment of the Arachis hypogaea cultivar Tifrunner chromosome 5, arahy.Tifrunner.gnm2.J5K5, whole genome shotgun sequence genome:
caataacaataataataaccatgataataatgatgataataacGATGATATCTGTGCTCTGTAGCAGTGTAGCGACAGCGTGGTTAGAGGCTTAGAGCACGTTATCCTTGCTTTTCTCGTGAGCCACCATGCATCACACCTTGAAATCTAAATATAGAGTGTGTATatctaaaaaatcttaaaaaattttatatccaatgtaatatatatctttttgtttttttttaatttatttgtataaataaaaatagtaaatttgattaaaataaaaatttatgtgttatttttaTAAAGCTTaagaattttaatataataaaaaaatttaaacaaaaatgaCAAAATTTTTAGAGCCTATTTGGATATATATGTTTCACACATATAAATACatgtttcttatttaaataaaaagaaaaggggGCCACATATATGATATGATTTTATGCATCCAGATTGTACTCGTTTAATACCtctgtacatattttattttatcatttactGAGTTTTACAAGTTTGTTTTATTAGATTTACTCGTGTTCAAAATTATATTACTTGAAAACtctgagataaaaaaaaaacatttttattataacTAGATCACCTTCCTAGTTTCAATTATATTTAATCGTTAAAAATGAGATGCATATtatattatgtaatttttttatgttttacgaTTCCAATATTTCATTTAGTATATATTGGATTTTGTTAAGTagacaataatttttaaaaataatgtgaATATCAGGACTCTAAAATtggtctaataaaataaaaatacactacatctttaaattattcacctaaatcttaatattaggataattaTCTACACGTCTAGTGAACAtccaatatatctattattcacattgtttaatattttcattactacttatattttttcatattataATTGTTCACTTCATCTTCTAATATAATAAATCAAGTACTAATTCGTTACCAATTGAAATTTCATTTAAAACTCAGATAATAATAAATTGCTacgtatacaaaataaaatttaaactcttGGATGCTTATTTAAGCTTACCAATGAAGTAACTAGTTTTTTATCTTTACTCCGCATATATCGTTTCCATAAAGTTATACTAATTAATCATACTGGACCCAGTATCTGTTAATGGAGTTTGGAGTATTCATTTGCATTTAACAACCGTTCGCTCTTCCTCGTCACTGATCTTGTACCGAATTACCGAAACGTCCCCTTCTTCTTGTTCTAACATACATATGATAATTTTTCATGATGAATAACATTAACAAGAGCTAAAAACTTATAAACAATTGcaatttctctcttcttttctatcACTTTGTATTATTCCAGGTAAGTAACTCTTCACTTGAATCTCTTTTACTTTATAGAGTGACTCTTTCAATATCAATAATAATCTTAATCTTTTTTGAGCATGtagttccaatttttttttattttctaaaagattttttgaaaaaattcataTGGTTCAGTTCTGGAATAATTTGCAATCAGCATGTTCCTTCTAAGGAAGAAAAGCCAGAATGAGCTGAAGAATGATTCCTCTTATCAAGATGCAAAGGTGAAGctttctatatataatatttctctttCATAGTTATGCTTGTTCATTATCATAACTATGCACCATGATTCGTCATGTGTTTGAGTTTGGGTTAGAAATGTTAGTAGAAAGAAAATATTATGTTGAGAATAAGGAACAAGTGAAAGTGAAACAGGTTAGTGAACTGAAGGCTTTTATTGGAACCCTGGCCCTAAGTGAGCGTAGTTTAAAGTACTGCACAGATGGATGCCTAAGAAGATACCTTGAAGCTCGGAACTGGGATCTTCATAAATCCAAGAAAATGCTTCTTGACTCGCTCAACTGGAGGTCCTCTTTTAAGCCCGAGGAAATTCGCTGGGTAACTTTCTTCCCAACATTATACTATTTTATACATCATACATTCAGATCAGATAAGTAGCGTTTTGTTTTTAGAAACTAGGACCGAAACTGGGGACAAAAATTCAATATTATGTTTAATGGTGTGGAACTAAAATTTCAatgttagaatttaaaatttcagGCTTTTCAATATCTCCAAAAAGTGGGGATATAGTgaactaaaatttttttggacaaaaattgaAATTCTAAAGTAGCGTATGGTGGAGAGACAAAGACGGaaagattgagactgagagacagagattaagagacagagattgaaataaatctcagtattttgTTTGATGTAAAGTGgaaacagaaattaaaacaaaaatgaaactctaatttaatttgtacaaaggataaaattgaaattaattaattaaaatgaggatattttaggtctaaaatgttattaaagttttagtcttaatctctaaaaaatttagtcctttgtgtctttattttttggagatactgaaataatactgaaattttagggacaaaaacagaaattttagtaccagtctttgAACCAACAAACaggatactgagtctcagtctctccgTTTCTGTCTCAATACCTCAACAAACGTTACCCAATAACATTGATtctcaaaaatacttttatttaacttttcaaattctaaatatACTCTTCAAtctctatatttatcttaaattaaatataatactgaAACATAATTctatctaatatattttatatacaatacAAAAACTTAACTAAGTCTCCGTTTTTCAATCTCAGCCTCTCTATGATAACGGATTCAAGCCGTAGAATTATCATGTTAGGTGTCTATGCTACACTTTTTGAGACCATTTTTGGACCCTATATTGTCCTTGATAGCATGTATATAGCTAATATTAATAATTTGTGTTTGCGAATTGCAATTGAACTATTTCCTACAATCAGAGTGATGTAGCACATGAAGGTGAGACAGGGAAAGTCTTCAGAGCAAACCTTCATGACCGAGCTGGAAGAACTGTCCTTATAATGAAGCCAGGGATGCATAAGGTCAACATTTTAATCCACTTTGACTAAGCTACCTAAGTCTATATATAATAACTCAAGTaactttccttttagtttttaatagattGTTAACTTGGCAATTATATTATCAGAACACGACAACCCCGGAAGATGGCACCAAGTATTTTGTTTACCTAATGGAAAATGCCGTTCTTAATCTTCCTGAAGGACAAGAAAAGATGACATGGTTGCTAGACTTTGATGGATTTTCACTGACAACTAATATCCCTATCAAAACATCGCGTGATATTATTTACATTTTACAAAACCACTATCCAGAAAGGCTTGGTGTTGTTATTTTTTACAATCCACCAAGAATCTTTGAGGCCTTCTTCAAGGTTTGTTCCTCCCCCTCCCTTATATTTCACCTTTGGGTGGCGTTGCTTTATTCTCACcaagtattttattttgtttttctcatgCATCTTTTTAAGCTTTGCTATTTCTGCTTGTTTTGAGACAAAAGAAACAACACTGCCATGATAGAGACATGTCCTAATATCGTAAATGTTTTAGAACAATTGCGAATTCTATTTTGCACTAAATGGTTTTGAATGATGAGGTTTTAGCAGTGCCTGTTATTCTTACTACTTTGATTCTGATAGGCTGTGAGATACTTCATAGACCCCAAGACAGCACAGAAGTTGAATTTTGTATATCCTAATGATAAGGACAGTGTGGAGCTCATGAACTCGCTCTTCGACGTAGAAAATCTTCCTAGTGAATATGGGGGAAAAGCTTCTCTAAGATATGATCATGAAGAGTTCTCAAGATTGATGCTTGAGGACGATGTGAAAACTGCCCAGTTTTGGGGCCTTCATGAAAAGCCACACCACACTAATAATGGTCAATCTGGGGGAGATGTTgcatcataattcataatcacaATGATCTCATGTAATGAATGATGATATATTTGTATTCTAAGGAAAATTTAGACGCAAGCTTGGAATTTGGAAATAATCACAAAACTCTAGTCTATTTTGTGAACATCAATTGCGATGTAGTTGCACACCTGAGTTAGTGAAAGACAAAGTAGAAATATATAACACTAGTTGTATTTGTCCTTACCAGATTAAAGTAGTCATGGTGTGAATCATAATATGGCTTATAGAAGCCGGGTGAACCTTAACATAATTATGCATAATCAGGTACCAAAACTTTACATCTCGATGTCTAACTTCACTTACAAAGCATATACATACACAAATATGAAATCAAAGGGCTAAAGCACAATCAAACACAATTTAGGTTTGGCAAGAGGAGGGGTGATATTGATGATACATACATGAAAATGAAACCAAAGAGCTAAAGCTTCATGAGGACTATCTATGCATTACTGTCACATTTAGTTTCTCACAGTTACAGTTCGTTGGAAGAGAGGCACTCCTCGACGAGCTCCCGCAGGTTGGGATTCTCCAATGCAGCAGCAACTCTCTCTTTATCATTTAACTGCTTATTCACTGCAACAACAGAAAATTGGTAGAATCCAAAACTTGTGTTATGATGAGGGTTGAGCATAGTTTTTAACAGAGAGAACATGGAACATAAAGTATTCATATTCAAATTCAGGGTGTAGTAGTAACCACAGAATCCTCATGCTAAACGCTGAAAAACAAAGGGAAATGGTAGCTTCACCTGATACTTCATCAGCATGAGATCCTGGAGACACTTTGATATCTACCTGCAAAAAGAAATTTCAGAGAGTCATATGCTACATGCCATTAACAAAATAATCAATAGTATAAAGGTTACATTCTCAATGCATACAAAAgaacttttataactttataatgataaaaaaaattattagttatattAATTCCTACTATTGCTGCAGAGAAAATTATGAGCATCCGTTAATTAGTACTTACTACTTCGCAATTGCTTGAATTAgtacaaaaaaaaatgtatagTACATGGAAATGCTATTTTGacataacaacaatgatgttactCCAACACGGTCCACAAGTATTTTTCATTGTCCGTCACAAAACAAATTAGCataacaaattattattattattattattattagatttaatttctttttaatgagaaaataaaataggaggcAATTAATTGAGAGTGGGAAAAAAGCAGGAGGTGCCATGTGGCAGACAAAGCAGAAGAGAAGGAAGGGGAACATGGTAACATACCTTATAATGAGGAGGGAAGAAGTGCTTCAGTTTCACTCTCAGACAAAGACCAATCACCGTCGCCATGCT
Coding sequences within it:
- the LOC112800703 gene encoding uncharacterized protein; this translates as MFLLRKKSQNELKNDSSYQDAKVSELKAFIGTLALSERSLKYCTDGCLRRYLEARNWDLHKSKKMLLDSLNWRSSFKPEEIRWSDVAHEGETGKVFRANLHDRAGRTVLIMKPGMHKNTTTPEDGTKYFVYLMENAVLNLPEGQEKMTWLLDFDGFSLTTNIPIKTSRDIIYILQNHYPERLGVVIFYNPPRIFEAFFKAVRYFIDPKTAQKLNFVYPNDKDSVELMNSLFDVENLPSEYGGKASLRYDHEEFSRLMLEDDVKTAQFWGLHEKPHHTNNGQSGGDVAS